The Hordeum vulgare subsp. vulgare chromosome 7H, MorexV3_pseudomolecules_assembly, whole genome shotgun sequence DNA window ATACAATATTGTATATATGAAGTCCTTTTATAATAGATATATTCAGAATATTTTAAAAtacaaacagaaagtaaataaataaataatatataggaaaacaaaataaaaatggcgTTTAAAGCTTATCTGTGCTGGGCCGACACTATTGGGTGGCTACTCGAAGCGACACGTAGGTGCGTCCATGTAGAACAACCAAAAAGTGAAGGACGGGCCGCATCTATTATGTTCATCTTGGAGGTCTGCCCCTAGCTTGTGAGGACCGGAGGGCTAAAGGATGGAGTCGGGGAATGTGGGAGGAACCAAGGAAGGAGCAGCCAGCAGAAGCTCGTCGTCGGCCACCGTAATACTAGTATTCAACCACTGGTTAGGATTGTCATgttaacatagttagaacatgctacgacatttttataatcgtcgtaaaagttataacgatatcatcttatgcggttacgacgtttttgactcacatcgtcgtaatttatatgtagatttgatcccctcaaacggcttacgacaatctcggatgaaatcgtcatagatttatgacgaattcatcaacgacatcttgaaaaacatcatgtatgagcatatttcttgtagtggcagCAGCCGGCAGCAAGAGCAAGCAGCTACCTGCAACTACCAGCAGCAGCAAACGGCAAGCACCAGCACTCGCTCGCAGCATAGCAGGCAGCAACAGCAAATCGCGACAGCAACGGCACAACGAGGCAGGCAGGCACAACGGCAAGGCCAGCGGTGCAGCAGAGCAGGAGGCCGGGCTTGAAGGTCTTGGCGAGCACGGGACCTGGAGGAGACCACGGCACATGGCTCCGGCGCGGGAGACGGTGGAGCATCTCCGCTCCATGGGGAACGACGACCTGCAGGCGGCAGGGGGCTGCTGCGGCGGCTCGGGACTCGTGACCGGGAGGCGCGGCGAGGGCAGGGGACCCGGGGAGGTGAGGCCATGGGGCCCTGGCGCGGGAGGAAGGAACACGCGGGGCGGCGCCTCTCGGCGAGGTTGGCGCTGCAGGCACACGAGGCGGCGCGACAGAGGACCTCGGGTCGAGGCCGACGGCGCGGGGGAACAAGCGGCCGGCTCGGGCACCTGCGGGGAAGCCTGGCAGCGGGGCGAGCACCGGCGGGGTGAGGGCGGCGCACGGGGTGGAGAGGGGAGGATGGAACGGGAGGAGGCTGCGCTTGGGAAGACGACGACACAGCGGATCGAGGGGAAATAGGGGGATCGGGCTGGGGCGCTAGGGCAAGGGAGGGGAAGCTCGGTTGCGGCCCAAGtgggcctcctcctctctctttatGTTTTTTATCcctttaaaaaaacagaaaatcacACTCTAAAATAAAACGATTTTAACAAGATAAAAAAATGATTTTGGCTCCTTTAAAAaaaataccccaactataaaatagggttgggctttttttaaaacaaataaaaaatgaaacccttttaagaattaaaataaaactcttttaacaaaagaataaaataaaactcttttcttacaaaagaataaaaccaaaccccttttgtttaaagaataaaataaaggctctttaaagaagaaaagaaaagagtctgttttagaaaataaacaaacggaaaaaaggaaacccaaggggttgtccccacatttaataaaaggacttttattgaaaagaagaagacgaacccttttaaCTACATGTTTAAAACGGGAAACTTAAGCAAACCGCACAAACGAAAAAGTGGAGAGATGGGGAGTttctatcgcactaagactcggtgagcactcgaagcacacacactcaaaacaccacacgcgacagacgaagcaagatgccatgcatgatgcgacgatgcaaactaaataaagatgcaacgaataaaactaatcacacgatggaaacgtaaataaaggggaatcttctggggcgtcggcatcgggctgtcacagttgtCTTATTTGAATTTTGAAACATGCAAAAAGGCAATGTGCTACTGGTATATAACCATGTACTATTCTGTAGTATAGTCCTATTTAAAGGTATACTGTTTAAGtggtctttttctattttttccttgtCAGTGCTTGAAACATGTGACTTATAAAAAAACTGGCAAATTAATAGTCCATCGATAAAATCGATTAAACATACGATTGTTCAGTTAATCAATTATCTCCAGCCCACCGCGACGATAACGATAAGCGATATCCGAAACAATGGTTTTTACTTAATTCTCTAGATGCATGTTAGATAACAGTCGATGGATGGTGTAATAATAGTAGCTGAAGACAGgaatcggtctacttgcttatggacgtgatgtctatatatgtgatcattgtcgtgaataaatagtacataactatgcgcttttctatcaattgtccaacagtaaatTTTTTACCCACCTTATGCTTTCTTCAATAGAGAAGCCTCTACCTAAAACTATGCCCCCGTGGTCTTCATAAATCATAtcacaaaaaaaccaaaaatatcacGGCCTTTTATTTACTGCTATTTGATTTTATATTTATAAATCATAtcacaaaaaaaccaaaaatatcgcTTGTTCTCCTATTAGTTCAACAACTatggttctcactaagggaaatacttatctctactgtgttgcatctccGCTCTACTTTGGGAAAATCCCAACGCAGTATAGAAGTAGGAGCGATCACCTGGGGGAGGGGAGAGGTTCCCCACCTGTATATATTTGTCAAAAAGTTGCCAAAGCTAGGAGTAACCCCTTAAGATTTCGCTCATCCAGTTTACATGGGAGTCTAAATCAATAATATAAACAAGTTGACCTTATTTATGAGGGAAACATAGCCGAAAATTGTACATGTTGCAACGAAAAACTGAAGAAGTTGCCTCCATTTATGATAGAAGCTGGGTCAAAAATTGTACAAGCAGCGTCCGGATATGGCTCACCAAGCTTGTAGAAAGAAGAATCATCGCCATGAAAGACACTTGTAGATATGGGGTGTCGTCGAGGGATCAAAATACCAAAACTTTGCAAGCAGCCTAACGAACCCACTACTGGGAAAGGGCTTATAGGTGAACACACTTTTGTGGCGGGCGAAACTTATCACCCGCCATGGCTAATTTGGAGTAGTACTAGTGGCGGGTGCCATGATGTGACTTCCAGAACTATAGGGACATCAGTGGTGGGCGGAATGCATCACACATCACAAATATGCACCGCTGAGAGAGGCTGCATGAGTAATGCTTCTAGTGGTGAGAGCCTAGGACTCCCCGCGATTGTTGTTGTAGGTAGCAGTGGTGGGCACGCCAAAGGCCCCGTACAGTTGAATGCGTGCAACCAACTTAAAAAATCATGCAGATATAACCTCTAGCAGGCATTATGACCTTCCTGCCACAAGTAAGTTATTCAGTTGGACTCGTCAAATTTGACTATCAGATTGTCAGCTGCCACCCCAAATTAGGAGTGGTGAGTCATCTGGTGCGCTCGTCGTGTCCGATTAACTACATCTTCATGCACGCAATCCGCACCCTCTTCTTCACTTTCTCcctttctctctctcactctcactCTCCTCCATCTCGCTCTTTTCGATATCCCCTCCTCCCGCCCATTGCAGCCATCGCCATCCTCTCCTTTCTTACGCCACGGTCATCGTTGCTTTGACCCACCGACCACCCCGTCATCGTTGCCCTCAACCTGCAGGTCACCCCGTTACCCTCATCCTCAAGCCACTGGTCTCCCCACCGTCACCGTCCTTTGCTCTAACACGTAATCTCCGCCTTTCTTTCTGGCCCTCCTCCGCGCCACCCACGGCCACGTGGCCGCCACACACACGGATAACTGTGGGTTAGGGTTAGCCAAACTATAGTTTTTAGTTTATATCAATTTTTTTCAATTATAGTTTTGAAAAACTGTAGATTGGTAGTTCCTAAATGTAATTTGTGGTTGTAGTTTATAAAGTTTTTAAATGAGGTTTCTAGTTATAGTTTCGACATACTATAGATTAATAGTTTCTAATTGTAGTTTTAGTTTATAAATTTTTAACTTTAGTTTATAGTGTTTTAGTAAATGTGTTAAGTTCTCAATAGGGATACATACTAAGagctaaaatttgaaaaaaatgttgatttatttccaTTTCCCCGAATTTCTAGCACTTAATCTTTCCCTTTTTATGGAGAGGTAAAGCCCATTTTTGTGATTCATATTGTGTTGTACTAGATTTTTTCAGTTCTTGACACAGATTCATACTAAGAGGTAAAGTTTTGGCCAAACATTGATTTATTTCCATTTCACCAAATTTCTAGCACTTGTTGTGTCCTTTCTACACTAGAGGTCATGCCAATTTTTTGTATATTTTCAAATCTATTTATCTGCATGTTCTAACCGCAATGGCACACAACACTAGGTATCGTGGTTTCCGGAGGCCGTGGGGGATGTGGGGCACCCAAATCAAAAACCCTAACACTGACAAGAAGCCATGGCTCAACACATTCGACATTGTGGAGGAAGCGGCGCGCGCTTATGATGCCAAGGCACTCGAGTACCAGAAGCAAGATCTCAACTCAGCCTTCCTCAGTATGCTTGGCGCGTGAGTCAGATAACGCCTCCTCACACGAGGATATTCTCCAAGGCCGAGGAGCGGGAGCAACTGAAGGCCGAGGCGTTCATCAGCTCCCATGAATGGCAAAACACTGGTCCCTTGGTGGAACTGTATCTTCGGGAGGATCTGAATCTCTACGCCATTAATGAGCCGATATCGATGACGAGAAGTCCAATCTTCTCTCAAAGAATGAAAGGACTTATTGATAACGAGAAGGTCAATCTCATAGCGATCCTATGATCAAGTGTACACTACATGCCCCCCTCAAAAAAATGTACACTACTTGGGAGGCCATCTGTAAACCATTTTACTAAGACCAACATCGTGAAATACACCATGGTATCTTTTGTATtcatttctctcttttttgttcaCAAAAATATATGGCGAGATGTCAAACATTGCATGCTCTGTTTTTCATTTAGTAGCGGGGATCATATAAATTACCTATGAAGATGATTTCCGGAGAGGATATCCCTGCTGCTGGCACGGAGTATGCCTTGGAACTGTAGGTCCTGTCACCAGCGTTCAATACAAGACGAACATAGAGGGCTGCATATTGTTCAATAGGTCGGTCGGCTGGAATTCCTGAAGGGGAAGAAATGACTAAGGGTTGACACAGCAGTGACCATCACGATAAGGATTACCTGGAACAACTTCCACATGATGGTTGTTAGAGACCTTATTTATAAATAAGGTCCATGTAGAATATCTCCAAGACGATGAACTCTTAGTTAAGATGCCCATGATACTTTGATGTTGGTGTGATACTTTGATGTTGGTTTGGTAACTTGAACAAATATGAAGTGTTAGTAGATTTTTTGGGAGTACTAATTACCTAATGAACTTTCATGTCTAGGCTTAATATGTGTATTTTATATGCTCCTAGTATTGAATTTCTCAAAGTGGTTTCATGCAAAACGCAACCATGGCATCACAATCCTTGTTGTGGCTGCATTTTTCAGTTCACATGCCTAAGCTTAGAGTGGTGGACAGTCTACTAAGCACGCCACTGCAACGAGAACTACTAGTGGTGGGCACAGGCACATACCCGCCACTCCGTAGATTCTACCAGTGGCGAGCAAACACTCTCGATCACCGCTTCAGAGGCTCTAGGAGTGGCAAGTGGACGCCCGCCACTAACGTGGTTATAGAAGTGGCGGGCACCCGTAGGAGCCTCGCCCGCCATTGCTAGCCTTTTTAGCCCACCGCTGGCATGCGTACTGACACCATGACACAACTTATATGCATCCCCAATCAACAAGTGCAACTAAACACAAACCTTGATTAGGATCTCCGCCAAGGTATCAGGACGATTAGCATGTTGGGGCAAAATGTTACGCCATCAATGAGACAAGATGAACCAAGACATCACCAAGAGCACCGAGCTCGCTGCCACACATCGACACCCATGGGAGGGTCTTAAGCATGCCAGCAACATGGGTGAGACACCTTCATGATGGGGGAACAGATGGCCGCTCTGCGGAGCCAAAGGCTCCGCCGCCAAACCCCGAAGAACACCACCAAACAATCATCGTCCACCCCAAGccggcagcaccaccaccactgtcAAACCAACACCGGTCCCCGAATGATCCCTACTCCAAAAATGATTCGCACAAGAGGGTGCCACCATTATATGATCCAGATGAGCACATAACTGAGCAGGGACGGCAAGGTATAGGATCACATCACCACAACGCCGCACTCCAGATGGTAGCAACGCCCACGACCGCCGCCACTGCGAGCTCTGACCATAGCCGGAGATCGACTTTCTCCCGACACTGCCTTCTATGCCTCTGACGAGAGCAGCCGGTCCGCCATGATCACTACTCCCTAACGCAGGCCATGCTCCACCAACCTCTACCTAATGAGCACAACCTAGCTCGCAGCAGTGAGCTGCCATCTCACTGCGGAGCAGCAGCCACCTCGGTGCCCCAAGAGGCTAGACCAGGCGCTACGCGTGGAGCCACAACCACCTGGTCGGCTAGCAACAAGGCCAGCAATGTCCGTGCACAAACAACCCTAGGTCCGCTTGAACTTTCCAACCTCAGTCGAAGGTCATGATCAGCCATTACGCCCTATGTCAACCTCCATATCCACGGGAAGACCTACCACGGATCTAGGATGCAGCGTGCCCGAGCTCCCGCAACAATGTCGCCGCTATTGCAGCCCCCGGTCCATCGACGTTATCACAACCACATCATGTTCTGCCGGTGGGCCCACAAGCACCGCCGTGCACCACCACTTCAGTGCTTAGCACCGCACATAGGGGGAGCGTCGTGCCGTCGACCACCACCCGAGCCCCATGCTCAAGGGATGGCACCGTTTTGAGAGATGTTGCCCGTCGTCGCCAGATCCGACAGGGCTTTACCCGGGGGATGCCTTAGGCTGGGGCggggaggagaagacgaaggggGAGGGGGTTGCGCCGGTAGGAGCTGGCGCCGCACATGTCACCCTATGGGAGAACGATGCAAGGAGGCGTCAACCAAACATCCTTCTACCTTATCTTGGACATctactatttattttatttttgaaaaaacaagATGATACACGGGTTGTGGCATCAATTGATGAACATGACCATATATTAGTCATAAGACAAAATCTAGCAGCCGAGGAACTTTGAACCAAAAAACCCTGATGCCATGTGCCTTCCGAGAGTAGCTCTACCGGGCAGCGGCTAACCCTATtataaaacacaaaaataaacaaaaagtaTAAAACTTATAGAGGAGCGGATTTGGGGCACGCAAGTGCAGGCAGGCACATGGTTTTATTTTTGTCTTTCAGTTTTCAAACCATTATACTCCCTCTATACCGAAATATCGTCATCTTCGGCATGCGTGCATTGTTTCTTCTCGAAAGCTTAGTTTGGACTGTTTGCATTGTTTCTTCTCGAAAGCTTAGTTTGGACTTCCCAGAAATgtgaattaaaaaaataaaacttAGTTTGGACTGTTTGCTCAAaagatactccctctgtaccgaaaTATATGTCGCTGGAGCGGCTCCAGCGACATATAtttcggtacagagggagtatcttTTGAGCAAACAGTCCAAACTaagttttatttttttaattcacATTTCTGGGAAGTCCAAACTAAGCTTTCGAGAAGAAACAATGCAAACAGTCCAAACTAAGCTTTCGAGAAGAAACAATGCACGCATGCCGAAGATGACGAGTCTAATCATAGGTCGGTCATGGGATTTCCATCCCAAACTCAAGATTTGACATCACTGACACGACGCATGTGCCTGTCAATATAACTTGATGGGAGATCTTGGTTTTTTACCAGTGTGCAGGTACTCGTCGTTGACGGACAGCTGTTAATGATGTCGGAGATAATCTAGCCACGAAACGTGGGCTCATGGCAAGAGTAGCAGCCTAACTAACAGCACCAATTCTTTAGTTCTTTCTTCAGTCATTGCCTAACAGACAACACTACTGAATCATACACTTTCAAGAATGCGTTATGGGAGTGAGATCGCCAAGCATAACCGAACGCCCAGGTGCCTTTGCGCCTGCAGCAGTTGCGTGCATCTGATGCGATCGAGCTCGTACGATTATAAAATGGCGAGACATACATGCCCTGCTTGTGATGCTCATCGCTGATGAGTTTGTTTCTCCGTAGGAGATCAGACATGGCGTTTCCCCTGGTTGCTCTGTTTTTCATGATCTCGGCTAGGTGGTGCCTGGAGGTCGCCCATGCCGGACGCCAGGTATTCGACGTTATGGACTTCGGCGCTATTGCCGACGGAGAGACGGATGACTCGAAGGTAATCGATTGTCGCGGTTTAACCATTCGTGCCACGAGGAATTTGCAAGTTTAGGGGCTTCCTTCTCTGCAGGCTTTTATAAGGGCGTGGATGAAGGCGTGCGCGTCGCCGGGGAGGGCCGCCGTCGTGATCCCCAAGGGCGAGTACCGGCTCCAGCCGGTGGTCTTCCGGGGGCCGTGCAAGGGCTACATGGAAGTGCGCCTCGCCGGCGTCCTCCGCGCACCCGACGACCTGGCCGCGTTCCGGGGCAGCCACGAGTGGATCAACTTCGCCAGCATCGACGGGCTGCTCGTCACGGGCGGCGGCACGTTCGACGGCCGCGGCGAGTCGTCGTGGCACCTCAACGAGTGCCCAACGAATCCGAACTGCAAGCCCCTCCCCGTCGTAAGCCGCGCTAGTTTCTCACTGTCTCAACTGAGCTGCTCGGCCAACATCGTGATATGATATGATAGAACTTCTCCTTAACCATTTCTTGGGACTCTGCTCCGGCACCGGCAGTCGATAAAGCTCGGGCGCGTCAGGAACGTGACCATCACGGCGGTGACGTCGCTGAATAGCAAGTTCTTCCACGTGATCATCATCGGCAGCCAGGACGTGTCCATCCATCGCGTCACCATCCGGGCTCCGCGGGACAGCCCCAACACCGACGGCGTCCACATCCAGGGCTCCTCCAACGTGCGCATCACCGACACGGCCATCGCCACAGGGGACGACTGCGTCTCCGTCGGCCCGGGGAGCGCCGACATCACCGTGTCCGGGGTGTCTTGCGGACCCGGCCACGGTATCAGCGTGGGCAGCCTCGGGAGGCACCCAGGCGAGGAGGACGTGCGCGGGCTGCGTGTGTCCAACTGCACCCTCGCCGGCACCGCCAACGGCGTACGCATCAAGACGTGGCGCGGCGGGCTCCGTCCGGGCTCGGTCGTGTCCGGTCTCGTCTTCGAAGACATCGTCATGAGGAAGGTCCGCAACCCAATCATCATCGACCAGGAGTACTGTCCCTACAGCTCCAGCTCCTGCCGCCATGAATCGGTCAGAACCACATCTTCTAATTTCTTATCAAATCCAAGAAACCGATCTTACGGTTTAAGCCTCACAGAATTAATCATGCAAGCGCAGCGGCCGTCCGTGGTGAAGATAAGCGATGTCAAGTTCAAGAACATCAGAGGCGTGTCGGCGACGCAGGTCGCGGTGAAGCTGTCGTGCAGCGGCGCGAGCCCGTGCCATGGACTAGAACTCAGGGACATCGACCTGAGGTACGTCAAGCGCGGCGTCGCCACAGAGTCACAGTGCGAAAACGTCGACGGTGGTGTCGCCGGCGGCATGCTCGTACCTCCCTCGTGTATATGAGTGCTGTAGATCGGATCGATGTGGTCACTAATCGGATAGTAGGACTAAAAAGCATGACACGCCAAAGATTTTGCTCCTTTCCTGAAAGCGATACTCTAAATCCCCAGCTCACATGACCTCGGGTAAATagtaaaatcataaaaaagtcaaacaaatttaatttttttgggtgaaactttgacaaatgttttcaTAACTTTCAAAATTTCATCACCAGATGACATTGTGTAAAATGTGACAGAAGAAACAAAATCAATGTTCTAAAATGTGTTTGAAGATACCGTTTTGGAGCATCAATATTTTTTTGCCACATATTCCATGAAtgtcatatgatgatgaaatTTTGCAAGTTATGAAAACATTAGTCAAAGTTTcatacaaaaaaaatcagaatcTTTCAATATTTTAATTGCTTTGGATTTTATTGCTTGCACGAGCTCGTCATCAGAACTGATGTGTCCCTCCTTTCTTTTGTATTGTATTTTTTTTCTGTCGTGCATGGATTTGATTCACTTAGAATGAAGCATTAAAACATATAAATGGAATGAACACCTATCAAAAACAGCCCGTGCGTTGTAATGGAAAGTCAAGAATATCACACTCACGCAACTCAAGAATATAACTCAAGATCCAATAGATCCACATCCTTTATTTCAACACCTCGAACTCTTATCCTCATGCCAACACTTGCCGACGGTTGCCTCACTGCTAACACAATCAGAATGTGTTTGAATGTTGTGAAATTTAAGGTGTCTCCCTCTCTCGACGCAAGATAAGAAATGTTATTTTTTCTGTAAAGTTTTCGGgaggcgtgcatgtgtggttataaATGGTCCGTCCGTGTCCAATCCTGATTTTGCTAAGGTGTTCATTTCTAATCCGAATCGGCACGAGTATGAAAGAATGATCATGCCATATTAATTAAAGTTGCATCCTAAATagcattttttaaataattaaTAGGTAAAATAAAACCATGTTCAGGTTTAAGCCATTTTTCCAAtcgaatttcatatataacatgttaaatttgaagttaaacttaaaagatatgagtaattATAAGAAAACACTTTATATGTACTATGGGTTTGTTAACACAAATATCATGGggtttcaagcaaaaccaaaaaTATGACTTCaaattgtcctatgggttgattaccAGAAACATTGGGTGGGCTGCTGCAAAAGCAAAAAATCTGACTTAAAACTAGACTGTCAATTGATTACAAGAAACATCAAGGGATTTTCTACAAAATAGCATGACAGAACAAGAATATCGTCTTCCTTTATTGGTAGGTATAGATAGAGCACATACTCAAtgccaaaacacacacacacacacacacaaagcatgcgaacaaagagcaaggtcATACAATACCAAaattatccctaaggaaaaatagAACACAACGATCAACAAACTACATCAAGGGTCTTGTCCGCGACAACTATCTCTTGACGCCACA harbors:
- the LOC123413477 gene encoding exopolygalacturonase-like, whose product is MSLFLRRRSDMAFPLVALFFMISARWCLEVAHAGRQVFDVMDFGAIADGETDDSKAFIRAWMKACASPGRAAVVIPKGEYRLQPVVFRGPCKGYMEVRLAGVLRAPDDLAAFRGSHEWINFASIDGLLVTGGGTFDGRGESSWHLNECPTNPNCKPLPVSIKLGRVRNVTITAVTSLNSKFFHVIIIGSQDVSIHRVTIRAPRDSPNTDGVHIQGSSNVRITDTAIATGDDCVSVGPGSADITVSGVSCGPGHGISVGSLGRHPGEEDVRGLRVSNCTLAGTANGVRIKTWRGGLRPGSVVSGLVFEDIVMRKVRNPIIIDQEYCPYSSSSCRHESRPSVVKISDVKFKNIRGVSATQVAVKLSCSGASPCHGLELRDIDLRYVKRGVATESQCENVDGGVAGGMLVPPSCI